AGGGACTTTTAATTGAGCGATTAAAACAGCACTAAAACTTTAAACCCTACAAAAACAAAGCCCTTTCGAAAAGCTTACAAATCCAGCATAGCTACGGCCAATAAATGAGATTAATCTGAATTTAACCATACTTTACTCACTCATCCATCATGCCAGTCATTCGCTTGATTTGTAAAAATTGCGGGTCTACGAAGTTTATTGCCTTAGCTGGCACGCCAGAGTCACAATCAGTGACTCATATGCAATGTCGGGATTGTTCTTCACCTGTGAATGTTGACGATGTGATCAGGTATCGGGATGATTACATCGCTCCGGGTATTCATTCCGCTGATGAGCAATCATTATTGCGAGACAGCGTTTATATAGTTCCTGGTGCCTGATCATAAGGCGCATTCATAAATGCGCCTTATGATGAAAACTTATTAAACTCACCAACCGAATCAGCAACCGGCACCAAGGCCGATTTTCTCAGCCATTATCTCAAAAGCCATATCCAATGCTTTATGACTGAAACTACTTTGCGCGGTCAACAGTTGGAGTTGCTGAATCAGTTGCTCAGGTGAATCAACTTCCGCAAGTGGAACGTGTCTGACTGAGTCAAAAATATCGATAACGGCCAGATTACCTGTGTCATCAATGTAAGCTGATTCATTACTTTTCATTTCAATTACCTCATAGCTGTAACCAAATGAGTGTAATTCACAACTCACATGCTGCTTTGATAAAAGTTGCTACCGAAATATATAACCGATTCATATAATTAACTATGCTGTCGTTTTTAATTCATTAACTGAGCCAGCTACGGATGTGGCTGTTGCTGTCGGAGCATCATTGCTTCCCGCCTGCGCGGCCTTTAAACGCGTCTGCACTTCAGCCTCAATCGCATCGGCTTTCGCCTGCGATTTGGCTTTGAAGTAATCGCGAATTTTTACCCAGCCACCTGCAATGAGATACAGCGCGGAAACGATGGTTGAGAACCACAACATGATTGTTTCATAAAAGGTCATTTGGCTTGTTCCTGTCTGGATTGTTCAATGGCACGGATGTCTGCTTTATCACGGTTGCACTTCTCAACCACGGCCAGCAATTGCTCATTCAGCGTAAGACTGTCGCTCCACGTCATCTGGTAAGGGAACTCGGGGATGACACAGTCAACCAGCAGGCTTGCCGGTATTTGCACGGGTGGCACCTGCACGTATTCGGTTCGCGTGGTCCCGCAACTGCTCAACAGCAGCGGCAGGTACACGGCGTTTAGCGCACTCATCAACAGCAACGGCCTGTTGAATAACAACGATTCGCTCCGCTGATTGCTGGTCAGTTTTCTGCTTTGCATCTGCATTCGCCTGGACAATGCTGTTGATGATAGAAACAGCCTTCAGAACGTTGGCTGTCACAGTGCTGGCCTGGTTCGCTGTTTTCTCAGCAGCATCGGCGCGGGCGCTGTTGCTTCTGTACTGGTAGCCCAGATAAGCCCCACCACCAACCAGACCGAGAAGAATAAGCAACAACAACACGCCGACGGCCGCTTTTATCTCTGCTGTCATGGCTTTTTACCCTGATCCACAAGACGACCAACGATGCCGCACACAGCAACCACGGCGGTGATGGCCCCCATATAATCAGGTGGAATGTGGCGCTTGAGGTCATCAGGAAGCCATACCCAGGCGG
The DNA window shown above is from Pantoea sp. At-9b and carries:
- a CDS encoding DUF1378 family protein; amino-acid sequence: MTFYETIMLWFSTIVSALYLIAGGWVKIRDYFKAKSQAKADAIEAEVQTRLKAAQAGSNDAPTATATSVAGSVNELKTTA